One part of the Methylobacterium mesophilicum SR1.6/6 genome encodes these proteins:
- a CDS encoding marine proteobacterial sortase target protein has product MPFFAPRSAVEPPRNAALPPLFLALLALVVTLASAHAAPGPARAGLTLRGPAGTAPVEAVQLATDISVDVSGPTARATVTQAFRNVTADWVEGTYMYPLPEDAAVDGMKLVVGARVIVADIRERAAAKRAYEAAKAAGQSAALTAQERPNVFTNAVANIGPGETVLVQITYQQTIPVSGETRTLHLPLVVAPRYNPAPAPVDAVSLDGAAGAARDPVPDRARISPPVLDPALSSPTNPVAVTVRLQAGFPVGDVRSATHAIRVTETGPEARTVTLADGVVPADRDLELTWAPVPSRVPGLGLFRETVAGRTYLLAAVNPPALSIDAAARPARDVTFVIDNSGSMSGASMRQAKAGLLAGLARLTPQDRVNVIRFDDTWDALHPEPVPATPDALAGAEAFVAALEARGGTEMLAPLKAALADPHPEDGRVRQVVFLTDGAVGDEERIFAAIHAGLGRTRLFMVGIGSAPNGHLMRHAAEIGRGSFTEIHDLAQVGERTRALYEKLESPAVTDLTATFSVPGVAVTPGALPDLYRGEPLVFAALLPQAAAGTSHGTVTVSGRVGGRTWTRTLSLAEAGAGSGISKVWARSRIGETETARITGRLGADAADAAILALALEHGLTTRLTSLVAIDATPRRAPGTPLVAADLPLNLPAGWDFAQVFGTDRPGAAPADDGAARIVPIRADGAAIDLPQTGAGILAQLGLGLLLALLGLLLGTGLTIGGRRTGAAR; this is encoded by the coding sequence ATGCCGTTCTTCGCCCCACGATCCGCGGTCGAGCCACCCCGCAACGCCGCGCTGCCGCCGCTCTTCCTCGCGCTGCTGGCGCTCGTCGTCACGCTCGCCTCGGCCCACGCGGCGCCTGGGCCGGCGCGAGCCGGCCTCACGCTGCGCGGGCCGGCCGGCACCGCGCCGGTCGAGGCCGTCCAGCTCGCGACCGACATCAGCGTCGACGTCAGCGGCCCGACCGCCCGGGCCACCGTCACCCAGGCCTTCCGCAACGTCACGGCGGACTGGGTCGAGGGCACCTACATGTATCCCCTGCCGGAGGACGCGGCCGTCGACGGAATGAAGCTCGTCGTCGGCGCCCGCGTGATCGTCGCCGACATCCGCGAGCGAGCGGCGGCCAAGCGCGCCTACGAGGCCGCGAAGGCGGCCGGGCAGTCGGCGGCACTGACCGCGCAGGAGCGCCCCAACGTCTTCACCAACGCGGTCGCCAATATCGGCCCCGGCGAGACGGTGCTGGTCCAGATCACCTATCAGCAGACGATCCCCGTCTCCGGCGAGACGCGGACGCTGCACCTGCCGCTGGTGGTCGCGCCCCGCTACAATCCCGCCCCCGCCCCGGTGGACGCGGTCTCCCTCGACGGCGCGGCCGGGGCGGCCCGCGACCCGGTTCCGGATCGCGCCCGGATCAGCCCGCCGGTGCTCGACCCGGCCCTGTCGTCGCCGACCAACCCGGTCGCCGTCACCGTGCGGCTGCAGGCGGGCTTCCCCGTCGGTGACGTCCGCAGCGCGACCCACGCGATCCGCGTGACCGAGACCGGCCCGGAGGCGCGGACCGTCACGCTCGCCGACGGCGTCGTGCCGGCCGACCGCGACCTCGAGCTGACCTGGGCGCCGGTCCCGAGCCGGGTGCCCGGCCTCGGCCTGTTCCGCGAGACCGTGGCGGGCCGGACCTACCTGCTGGCCGCCGTGAACCCGCCGGCGCTCTCGATCGATGCGGCCGCCCGGCCGGCGCGCGACGTCACCTTCGTCATCGACAATTCCGGCTCGATGTCGGGCGCCTCGATGCGGCAGGCCAAGGCCGGGCTGCTGGCCGGCCTCGCCCGCCTGACCCCGCAGGACCGCGTCAACGTCATCCGCTTCGACGACACCTGGGACGCGCTCCATCCGGAGCCCGTCCCGGCAACGCCGGACGCCTTGGCGGGGGCCGAAGCCTTCGTCGCCGCCCTGGAGGCCCGCGGCGGCACCGAGATGCTGGCGCCGCTCAAGGCGGCGCTCGCCGATCCGCATCCGGAGGACGGGCGCGTCCGCCAGGTCGTGTTCCTCACCGACGGCGCCGTCGGCGACGAGGAGCGGATCTTCGCGGCGATCCACGCCGGTCTCGGGCGCACGCGCCTGTTCATGGTCGGCATCGGCTCGGCGCCCAACGGCCACCTGATGCGCCACGCCGCCGAGATCGGCCGCGGCAGCTTCACCGAGATCCACGACCTCGCGCAGGTCGGCGAGCGGACCCGCGCGCTCTACGAGAAGCTGGAATCCCCCGCCGTCACCGATCTGACCGCGACCTTCTCGGTCCCGGGCGTCGCGGTCACGCCGGGCGCGCTGCCCGATCTGTATCGCGGCGAGCCGCTGGTCTTCGCCGCGCTACTGCCGCAGGCGGCCGCGGGCACGTCCCACGGCACCGTGACCGTCTCGGGACGGGTGGGCGGCCGGACCTGGACACGGACGCTTTCCCTCGCCGAGGCGGGCGCGGGCTCCGGCATCTCCAAGGTCTGGGCGCGCTCCCGGATCGGCGAGACCGAGACGGCGCGCATCACCGGGCGCCTCGGCGCGGACGCGGCCGACGCCGCCATCCTGGCTCTGGCTCTGGAGCACGGCCTGACGACGCGGCTGACCAGCCTCGTGGCCATCGACGCCACGCCGCGCCGCGCGCCCGGCACGCCCCTCGTCGCCGCCGACCTGCCGCTGAACCTGCCGGCGGGCTGGGATTTCGCCCAGGTGTTCGGCACGGACCGGCCCGGCGCCGCGCCC
- a CDS encoding L,D-transpeptidase family protein: MDGTAAFRRRAAFLNRRSFLAGSAAGVGVLGLAGCGTSDSLLLAEASKTYGPMPNEKFPIPAVDISKVDPKYYRRTVSYETKEAPGTIIVDPGKFYVYRVEGDGTATRYGANVGRDGFLWSGDAYVGRKSEWATWTPPKEMIRRQPEAAKYARGMPGGLDNPLGARTLHLYKNGAYTLYTIYASSEPDTIGSGITSGCVGLLTQDMIHLYARTPVKTKVVVLPA; encoded by the coding sequence ATGGACGGGACCGCCGCGTTCCGGCGCCGGGCGGCGTTCCTCAACCGCCGGTCGTTCCTGGCCGGTTCGGCCGCCGGCGTCGGCGTGCTCGGCCTGGCCGGCTGCGGCACCTCCGACAGCCTGCTCCTCGCCGAGGCGTCGAAGACCTACGGGCCCATGCCGAACGAGAAGTTCCCGATTCCGGCGGTCGACATCAGCAAGGTCGATCCGAAGTATTACCGGCGTACGGTGAGCTACGAGACCAAGGAAGCCCCGGGCACGATCATCGTCGATCCCGGCAAGTTCTACGTCTACCGCGTCGAGGGCGACGGGACGGCCACGCGCTACGGCGCCAATGTCGGCCGCGACGGGTTCCTGTGGAGCGGCGACGCCTATGTGGGCCGCAAGTCCGAATGGGCGACCTGGACCCCGCCCAAGGAGATGATCCGGCGCCAGCCCGAGGCCGCGAAATACGCCCGCGGCATGCCGGGCGGCCTCGACAACCCCCTGGGCGCCCGCACCCTCCACCTCTACAAGAACGGCGCCTATACGCTGTACACGATCTACGCCAGCAGCGAGCCCGACACGATCGGGTCGGGCATCACCAGCGGCTGCGTCGGCCTGCTGACCCAGGACATGATCCACCTCTACGCCCGGACGCCGGTGAAGACGAAGGTGGTCGTCCTGCCCGCCTAG
- a CDS encoding SPFH domain-containing protein — MATVRNIGVLAQLRSEASSHIIRFRNGRVRQSGRGLVFWFRPETASVSEVPVDDREMTLFVRGRSRDFQTVVVQGTIGWHVVDPELLASRVDFSINLRTGRLQGEPIERIEARLGGIASQAALQYLGASPIGALLDAGPEALRAVLEQVLFAAPALAEIGIAAVSVRLTNLAPTSELERALQTPTFEALQQKADEATFARRALAVEKERAIAENELATKTELARRETVLIAQEAENARDRAAGVAEARGLEAAAEAERIRLVEGARAEAEQRRAAVYRDMPPAVLLGLAARELAGKLETIEHVNVTPDLLAAFLGQVRGALPAPR, encoded by the coding sequence ATGGCCACGGTCCGCAACATCGGCGTGCTCGCCCAGCTCCGGAGCGAGGCGAGCAGCCACATCATCCGCTTCCGCAACGGCCGCGTCCGGCAGAGCGGGCGCGGGCTGGTCTTCTGGTTCCGGCCCGAGACCGCCAGCGTCAGCGAGGTCCCGGTGGACGACCGCGAGATGACCCTGTTCGTCCGCGGCCGCAGCCGGGACTTCCAGACCGTCGTGGTGCAGGGGACGATCGGCTGGCACGTCGTCGATCCGGAGCTGCTGGCGAGCCGGGTCGACTTCTCGATCAATCTCCGGACCGGACGCCTTCAGGGCGAGCCGATCGAGCGGATCGAGGCGCGCCTCGGCGGCATCGCCAGCCAGGCGGCCCTCCAGTATCTCGGGGCGAGCCCGATCGGCGCCCTCCTCGACGCGGGGCCGGAGGCGCTGCGCGCCGTGCTGGAACAGGTGCTCTTCGCAGCCCCGGCGCTGGCCGAGATCGGCATCGCGGCGGTGTCGGTGCGGCTCACCAACCTCGCGCCGACCAGCGAGCTGGAGCGCGCCCTGCAGACGCCGACCTTCGAGGCCCTGCAGCAGAAGGCCGACGAGGCGACCTTCGCGCGGCGCGCCCTGGCGGTCGAGAAGGAGCGCGCCATCGCGGAGAACGAGCTGGCCACGAAGACCGAGCTGGCCCGGCGCGAGACCGTGCTGATCGCGCAGGAAGCCGAGAACGCCCGCGACCGCGCCGCCGGCGTCGCGGAGGCGCGGGGCCTGGAGGCGGCCGCGGAGGCCGAGCGGATCCGGCTGGTCGAGGGGGCGCGCGCCGAGGCGGAGCAGCGCCGCGCCGCCGTCTACCGGGACATGCCGCCCGCCGTCCTGCTCGGGCTGGCGGCCCGGGAACTCGCCGGTAAGCTGGAGACGATCGAGCACGTCAACGTCACGCCGGACCTGCTCGCGGCTTTCCTGGGTCAGGTCCGCGGCGCGCTGCCGGCGCCGCGCTGA
- a CDS encoding NUDIX hydrolase — protein sequence MTESEFLAGYDPAAYERPALAVDLVLLGIHAGRLAALLLRRSQQPQAGLWALPGGFAGIAETLDAAAERVLRDKAGIGRARLEQLYTFGAVDRDPRMRIVSVVYLALLPEAAFAEALAGAAGLAAATLVVPWAGEAGGPVSAVTEDGAPLALAFDHADILALAVKRLRGKLDYTDVGFALLPEHFTLRQLQDVHAAIRGAPLNKSAFRRRMRDRGWIAPTGAREAGTAFRPAELFRFDRSGSF from the coding sequence ATGACCGAATCCGAGTTCCTGGCAGGCTACGATCCTGCGGCCTACGAGCGGCCCGCCCTGGCGGTGGACCTCGTCCTGCTGGGAATCCATGCGGGCCGGCTCGCCGCCCTGCTGCTGCGGCGGAGCCAGCAGCCGCAGGCCGGCCTCTGGGCGTTGCCGGGCGGATTCGCGGGCATCGCCGAGACCCTCGACGCCGCCGCGGAGCGCGTCCTGCGCGACAAGGCCGGGATCGGGCGGGCGCGGCTCGAGCAGCTCTACACCTTCGGCGCCGTGGACCGGGATCCGCGGATGCGGATCGTCTCGGTCGTCTACCTGGCGCTGCTGCCGGAGGCGGCCTTCGCCGAGGCCCTGGCGGGCGCCGCCGGGCTCGCGGCGGCGACGCTGGTCGTGCCGTGGGCGGGTGAGGCCGGCGGCCCGGTCTCCGCGGTCACGGAGGACGGCGCCCCCCTCGCCCTCGCCTTCGACCACGCCGACATCCTGGCGCTCGCTGTGAAGCGGCTGCGCGGCAAGCTCGACTACACGGATGTCGGCTTCGCGCTGCTCCCGGAGCACTTCACCCTCCGGCAACTCCAGGACGTGCACGCGGCGATCCGCGGCGCGCCCCTCAACAAATCCGCCTTCCGCCGCCGCATGCGCGACCGGGGCTGGATCGCGCCGACGGGCGCCCGCGAGGCCGGGACGGCGTTCCGCCCCGCCGAACTCTTCCGCTTCGACAGGTCGGGTTCATTCTGA
- a CDS encoding NAD(+)/NADH kinase: MPAVTPRAVFVVRDTDYELLLARHATRGQVRFFLESRGQAIDAVEARHAQFHAALAQARTAVPPEWRQALVRRPDLDRFLFAPEDVVVAVGQDGLVANVAKYLDGQPVVGVNPAPDLYDGILARARVEHLPALLPASAAGAVPLQRRTMVQAVLDGGARLLALNEIFVGHRSHQSARYRIDDGARAEDQSSSGLIVATGTGLTGWARSISDATHLTLAVGVEEAAFGYWVREPFPSVATGTDLRAGKFAGAPLTVVSRMNEGGVVFADGIEQDFIAFDWGRRVELSPAARTLNLVDA; the protein is encoded by the coding sequence ATGCCCGCCGTGACGCCCCGCGCGGTCTTCGTGGTCCGCGACACCGACTACGAGCTGCTTCTCGCCCGCCACGCCACCCGCGGACAGGTCCGGTTCTTCCTGGAGAGCCGCGGGCAGGCGATCGACGCGGTCGAGGCGCGCCACGCCCAGTTCCACGCTGCGTTGGCCCAGGCGCGGACGGCCGTGCCCCCGGAGTGGCGTCAGGCGCTGGTGCGGCGCCCCGATCTCGACCGCTTCCTCTTCGCCCCCGAGGACGTCGTGGTGGCGGTGGGGCAGGACGGGCTGGTGGCCAACGTCGCCAAGTACCTGGACGGGCAGCCGGTGGTCGGCGTCAATCCGGCGCCCGACCTCTACGACGGCATCCTGGCCCGGGCCCGGGTGGAGCATCTGCCCGCCCTTCTCCCGGCCAGCGCCGCCGGCGCCGTCCCGCTCCAGCGGCGCACCATGGTGCAGGCCGTGCTCGATGGCGGCGCGCGGCTGCTCGCCCTCAACGAGATCTTCGTCGGCCACCGCAGCCATCAATCCGCGCGCTACCGGATCGACGACGGCGCGCGGGCGGAGGATCAATCGTCGAGCGGGCTGATCGTGGCCACGGGGACCGGCCTGACCGGGTGGGCGCGCTCGATCAGCGACGCGACGCACCTGACGCTGGCGGTGGGCGTCGAGGAGGCGGCCTTCGGCTACTGGGTGCGCGAGCCGTTCCCGAGCGTCGCCACGGGCACGGACCTGCGCGCGGGCAAGTTCGCCGGCGCGCCCCTCACCGTGGTCTCGCGGATGAACGAGGGCGGCGTGGTGTTCGCCGACGGGATCGAGCAGGACTTCATCGCCTTCGACTGGGGACGGCGCGTGGAGCTCTCACCCGCGGCGCGAACCCTGAACCTCGTGGACGCCTGA